Genomic segment of Aliarcobacter trophiarum LMG 25534:
AAAAACATTGTTTTAAATGATTTGGATGTGCTTTATGAATTGAACCAGCCTTATGCTTTGGTTTTCTTTTATAATTTCCTATTCCACAAAGTTTTGCTTCTTTCATTAATCTTGCAACTCTTTTCTTATTTACATGTATATTTGAAGCCTTTAAATCTTTATGAATATTTCTATATCCATATATCCCATTTGACTCTCTATATGCTTTTTTTATCTCTTGTAAAATTTGTTGATTTTCAATCTCTAAATTTGAAATAGGTTGTTTTAACCATTTATAATACCCACTAGGATGAACTTTCAATACAGTACACATTCTTCTGATTGTGTACTGTATTTGATACTCCTTTATAAATGCGTACTTTAATTTGGGTTGTTTGCAAAGTACGCTGCGGCCTTTTTTAAAATATCCCTCTCTTCTGTAACTCTCTTTAATTCTTTTTGCAATCTTTTTATTTCAGCTGTTGTATCTTGAGTTTTTTTTATTTCTACTTCAGCTTCTGGTGATTTGTATTTTTTTATCCAGTTTCTCAAAGAATCATAATGGACACCTAACCTCTCAGCTGTTTCAACAACCCCATATCCATTTTCTATAACTTGTTTTACAGCATCTCTTCTAAACTCTTCACTATATTCTCTTCTTGCCATTTTTAATTCCTTCAATTGTTTACAATTTTCTCTAAATTGTTATTTTAATTAACTGAATAAATTTCTGTCTACTTTTTTGGGGTCATTCCAAGTATTAGAGACTATTGATGAAAGTATTTGGGTAAAAGAGATAGAGGCACTGTATAGTTTGATAAAATAAGAATATATTTTAAAAGAGAGGATTGTAGGGAATAAAAAAGCTTACCTTGAATTACTAAGAAAGAGTAAAAGAAGGTAAGCTTATTGTAAAAGTTAAAAACTCAATAAGCTGGCGGCGACCTACGTTTCCACAGGGGGACCCTGCAGTATTATCGGCGATGAAGTGCTTGACTACCAGGTTCGGAATGGGGCTGGGTATTTCCACTTCTCTTTAACCACCAGCAAATTTGAGTGCTAAAAGCTTGAGATAAACTCTTAACACTCAAATTGCGAGATTGAGAAATTTAATGCTAAAGTCTTTTTTGTATATCTATATATATTCAACACATATTAAACATAATAAATATGCTTAATAAGATAGTAAACCAAAGAAAAATTGTTAAAAATAAGCCAAACGTTCTATTAGTACTGGTCAGCTAAAGGGCTTACACCCATTACACATCCAGCCTATCAACCAGCTAGTCTTGCTGGGAACTTCAGGGAAAGTTCATCTTAGAGTTGGCTTCGAGCTTAGATGCTTTCAGCTCTTATCACATCCCAACGTGGCTACCCAACGATGCTCTTGGCAGAACAATTGGTACACCAGTGGTTGGTTCATCCCGGTCCTCTCGTACTAGGGACAAATCTCTTCAACTTTCCTACGCCCACGGAAGATAGGGACCGAACTGTCTCACGACGTTCTGAACCCAGCTCGCGTACCGCTTTAAATGGCGAACAGCCATACCCTTGGGACCGACTACAGCCCCAGGATGCGATGAGCCGACATCGAGGTGCCAAACCTCCCCGTCGATGTGAGCTCTTGGGGGAGATCAGCCTGTTATCCCCGGCGTACCTTTTATCCTTTGAGCGATGGCCCTTCCACGCAGAACCACCGGATCACTATGACCGACTTTCGTCTCTGTTCGACTTGTTGGTCTCACAGTCAAGCTAGTTTATGCCATTATACTCAACAAGCGATTTCCAACCGCTTTGAACTAACCTTTGTAAGCCTCCGTTACTATTTAGGAGGCGACCGCCCCAGTCAAACTACCCACCAGACATTGTCCTGAATGAGGATAACTCATCGCAGTTAGTAACTCAAATATTCAAGGGTGGTATCTCAAGGATGGCTCCGACTCTACTTGCGTCTAGTCATCATAGCCTCCCACCTATCCTGCACATGAATATCCAAGCTACAGTGTCAAGCTGTAGTAAAGGTGCACGGGGTCTTTCCGTCTTTCCGCGGGTAGGAGGAATTTTCACCTCCACTACAATTTCACTGGATCCCTCTTTGAGACAGCTCCCATCTCGTTACGCCATTCATGCAGGTCAGTATTTAACTGACAAGGAATTTCGCTACCTTAGGACCGTTATAGTTACGGCCGCCGTTTACTCGGGCTTCAATCAAATGCTTCGCTTGCGCTGACATCATCAGTTAACCTTCGAGCACCGGGCAGGCGTCACACCTTATACATCCACTTACGTGTTAGCAAAGTGCTGTGTTTTTGGTAAACAGTCGGGAGGGACTCTTTGTTGCAACCTCCTTGGCTTTTGAAAGCAAGTTTCTATACCATGGTAGGCACACCTTATACCGAAGATACGGTGCTATTTTGCAGAGTTCCTTAAAGAGGGTTCTTCCACGCGCCTTAGAATACTCATCCCACCCACCTGTGTCGGTTTACGGTACGGGCAACATATAATATACTTAGTGGCTTTTCTTGGCACGACAGTATCATCGATTCTCCATCTCCTCCGAAGAGTGTCAAGAGCCTGTAAGATCTCGGTCTATTGTTAAGCGGATTTGCCTACTTAACAACCTACATCCTTCGACCCACTATTCCATCAGTGAGCTCGATTAACTCTATGCGTCCCCACATCGCGCTTATATGTTGGTATTGGAATATTAACCAATTTGCCATCGTCTACACTTTTCAGTCTCGACTTAGGACCCGACTAACCCTACGATGACGAGCATCGCGTAGGAAACCTTGGGTTTTCGGCGTTAAGGATTCTCACCTTAATTATCGCTACTCATGCCTGCATGCTCACTTCTATCCGCTCCAGCACTCCTTACCGGTATACCTTCAACGCTGAATAGAACGCTCTCCTACCACTCAATTAAAAATTGAATCTAAAGCTTCGGTGTACATCTTAGCCCCGTTATATTTTCCGCGCAGAATCACTAGACCAGTGAGCTGTTACGCTTTCTTTAAAGGATGGCTGCTTCTAAGCCAACCTCCTGGTTGTCACAGTAACTCCACATCGTTTTCCACTTAGATGTAACTTAGGGACCTTAGCTGTTAGTCTGGGTTGTTCCCCTCTCGACGACGGATTTTATCACCCACCGCCTGACTCCTGTGATTCCACATATAGTATTCATAGTTTGATAGGGTTTGGTACCGCGGTAAGCAGCCCTAGCCCATTCAGTGCTCTACCCCTATATGCTACAACACAAGGCTATACCTAAATATATTTCGGAGAGAACCAGCTATCACGAAGTTTGATTGGCCTTTCACCCCTATCCACAAGTCATCCCGAGACTTTTCAACGTCAATGGGTTCGGTCCTCCACTGGCTCTTACACCAGCTTCAACCTGCTCATGGATAGATCACTTCGTTTCGGGTCTGCAGCATCTGACTATGTCGCCCTATTAAGACTCGCTTTCGCTACGGCTTCGCACTTGGCTTAACCTTGCCAGACACCACAACTCGCAGGCTCATTATGCAAAAGGCAGTCCATCACCCTGATAAATCATAGGGCTCTGAATGATTGTAAGCTAATGGTTTCAGGTTCTATTTCACTCTGCTCGCTGCAGTACTTTTCACCTTTCCCTCACGGTACTTGTTCACTATCGATCTGTAAGTAGTATTTAGGATTGGAGGGTGGTCCCCCCAGCTTCAGTCAAAATATCACGTGTTCCGACCTACTCAGGATACCATTAAAGTTATTGAGAATTTTAATTACAGGAGTTTCACCTTCTACGCTCTAGCTTTCCAACTAGTTCATCTATCCTCTTTAATCTTATATTATGGTCCTACAACCCCCTATACAAGTATAGGGTTTGTCCTAATCCCAGTTCGCTCGCCGCTACTATGGGAATCTCATTTGATTTCTCTTCCTTTGGGTACTGAGATGTTTCACTTCCCCAAGTTCGCTCTCCGTAGAGTAATATATATCTCTATATATTGGGTTGCCCCATTCGGAAACCCACGGATCAAAGCTCTTTGGCAGCTCCCCGTGGCTTATCGCAGCCTAATACGTCCTTCTTCGCCTCTTACAGTCAAGGCATCCACCATTAGCCCTTAATAGCTTATTAAAATCTAATAAAATCTTACAACTTTATTTAGATTAGTTTTTCTTGCCTATAAATATAATTCCTTATATTTATAAATTTGATAATATTCTTTGGCTACTATCTTATTAAACATAAAGTCTAATAATTTAGTTGTGTTATCTATAGTTAAATTTAATTATTACATTAAATCTTAGATATGAAATTTTTTTATTTAAAATTAAATACTTCTATTTAACTTTACGAAAAAATTTTAAAGACTTTAACATTATATTTTTAAATATCTTGCTACTTCAAATAACTAAAGTTATCTCAAGGTAACGCTTTCTGATTAAAACCAGATATAAACTCTTATTTATAAAAGCTTATATCTAACTTCTCTTTCTTTATCTCTATATGGTGGAGAATAGCGGGATCGAACCGCTGACCTCCTGCGTGCAAAGCAGGCGCTCTCCCAGCTGAGCTAATTCCCCATAATAATCTGGTGGGCCTATCAGGACTTGAACCTGAGACCTCACGATTATCAGTCGAGCGCTCTAGCCAGCTGAGCTATAGGCCCCATATTTACCTATAAATTATCTGTTGTTCTTCAAATAATCTTTACAAACTAAATATATGTTGTTAAAAGTAAGTTTCTTTATTCATTTTTTATATTAAGAACCAAATCTTAATATTTTTTCTTTGAAAGGAGGTGATCCAACCGCAGGTTCTCCTACGGTTACCTTGTTACGACTTCACCCCAGTCGCCAAATCCACTGTGGAAGGTAGCTACTTTAGCATCCCCGCTTCGAATGAGTTCGACTCCCATGGTGTGACGGGCGGTGAGTACAAGACCCGGGAACGTATTCACCGTAGCATAGCTGATCTACGATTACTAGCGATTCCAACTTCATGTAGTCGAGTTGCAGACTACAATCCGAACTGGGAGATATTTTATAAGATTTGCTCCACGTCACCGTATTGCAGCTCTTTGTATACCCCATTGTAGCACGTGTGTAGCCCTGGACGTAAGGGCCATGATGACTTGACGTCGTCCTCACCTTCCTCCTACTTGCGTAGGCAGTCTGTTTAGAGTTCTCAGCCGAACTGTTAGCAACTAAACACGAGGGTTGCGCTCGTTGCGGGACTTAACCCAACATCTCACGACACGAGCTGACGACAGCCGTGCAGCACCTGTATATAAGCTTCTGCAAGCAGACACCAATCAATCTCTTGAAAGTTCTTACTATGTCAAGTCCAGGTAAGGTTCTTCGTGTATCGTCGAATTAAACCACATGCTCCACCGCTTGTGCGGGTCCCCGTCTATTCCTTTGAGTTTTAATCTTGCGACCGTACTCCCCAGGCGGTACACTTAATGTGTTAACTGCATTACTGCAAGATCAAGTCTCACAACAACTAGTGTACATCGTTTAGGGCGTGGACTACCAGGGTATCTAATCCTGTTTGCTCCCCACGCTTTCGCATCTCAGCGTCAATAGTGTTCCAGTAGATCGCCTTCGCAATCGGTATTCCTTCTGATCTCTACGGATTTTACCCCTACACCAGAAATTCCATCTACCTCTCCCACATTCTAGATTAACAGTTTTCAAAGCAGTTCTATAGTTAAGCTATAGGATTTCACTTCAAACTTATCAATCCGCCTACATGCTCTTTACGCCCAGTGATTCCGAGTAACGCTTGCACCCCCCGTATTACCGCGGCTGCTGGCACGGAGTTAGCCGGTGCTTATTCATATAATACCGTCATTATCTTCTCATATAAAAGGAGTTTACGCACCGAAATGTGTCATCCTCCACGCGGCGTTGCTGCATCAGACTTCCGTCCATTGTGCAATATTCCCCACTGCTGCCTCCCGTAGGAGTCTGGACCGTGTCTCAGTTCCAGTGTGACTGATCATCCTCTCAAACCAGTTATGTGTCATTGTCTTGGTAAGCCATTACCCCACCAACTAACTGATACAATACAGGCTAATCTCTTACCAATAAATCTTTCCCTTTTATACTTCTGTATAAAAGGAATATAAGGTATTAGCAAACGTTTCCATTTGTTATCCCTTAGTAAGAGGCATATTACCTATACATTACTCACCCGTGCGCCACTTAGCTGACAATTATAGCAAGCTATAACCCGTTCTCGTTCGACTTGCATGTGTTAAGCACGCCGCCAGCGTTCACTCTGAGCCAGGATCAAACTCTCCATAAATTTTTTGATTAAATCTAATTTAATCTTTATGTAGTAGTTGAATCTGACTTTTTTGTTTTTAATTACTTAATTACAAAATTATCACTCAAATTTATAGACAAGTTAATAAATACTCTTCAATATTTATCTCTTGTTCAATTTTTTTTACTTTTAACAATCATGATATTTAGTTTACAAAGATTACTTCATTAAACTCTCAATATCTCTTTTAAAGAACTCTAATCTAACCCCTCGGTCAAATTGGACGGGAATTATAGTGCCTTTTTTCCTCTTTGTCAAGAGCTTATCACTTAATATACGCTTAAATTCTGAATTTTATAGCTTTTTTAATTCTTTTCTCTTCTTAATGTCGTATTTTTGGGGTTTTTAAAATTATCTGTAGTTTTTTTATTGCTTAATTTTGCTTAATTGGTTTTTATAAGAAATTTGGACTTTTTGTCCAACTTCCTTTAAAATTTTAATATTGAATTTATAATACTCTTTTATATTTTCAAATTTTTATAACTTCATATCCAGCTTCACTTATAGCATCTACAAAAACTTGTTCTTCTATATCTTTTGACATATTTATAATAACCTCTTTTGTTGATAATTCAACTTTCACACTATCAACACCATCAATTTTGCTTAAAGCTTTTTCAACTCTTCCACTACAATGTCCACAACTCATACCATCTACTTTTAAAATTTTTGTCATATTAACTCCTTTTATATTTTGATTTTCAATTACTTTTATATTTTTGTCTATTGTTGATTTAAAAAACCTTAATCTTAATGCATTTAGAACAACAGAAACACTGCTTAAACTCATAGCAGCACCTGCAAACATTGGATTTAATTTCCATCCTAAAAAAGAGTAAAAAACTCCTGCTGCTAAAGGAATACCAATAATATTATAAATAAATGCCCAAAATAGATTTTGTTTTATATTTTTAAGAGTTGCAGCGCTAAGTTGTATTGCTCTTACTACATCTAATAAATCATTTCTTACTAAAACAATATTAGCAGACTCAATTGCCACATCTGTTCCAGCACCAATTGCAATTGCTATATCTGCTCTTGCTAGAGCTGGAGCATCATTTATTCCATCTCCAACCATAGCAACTTTTTTACCATCTTCTTGAAGTTTTCTGATTACTTTATCTTTATCTTCTGGTAAAACCTCAGCTATAAAGTTTTTTATATTTAATTCATCTGCTATTGCCTTTGCTGTTTTTTGATTATCTCCTGTTAGCATTATTACTTCTAAATTCATCTTATAAAACTCTTCTATTGCTCTTTTACTTGTAGCTTTTACAACATCAGCAACAGCAATAACTCCTAATATCTTTTTACTATTAGAGATAAATATTGGAGTTTTACCACTACTTGCTAGTCTTTCACTCTTTTCAAAAAAATCTTCAAGTAAAATATTGTTTTTTTCAAGTAGTTTTTTATTTCCAATAAATATAGTTTCATCATCAATTTTAGCTTCTATTCCAAAACCATTTTGCGCTTTAAACTCTTCTACTTTTAAAAGTTCTATATTTTCATCTTCTGCTTTTTTAACAATTGCATCAGCTAAAGGATGTTCTGAATTCTTTTCAAGAGAATATGCTATTTGAAGAAGTTTATTGTAACTTATTTCGCTATTTACAAGAATATCAGTAACTCTTGGTTTTCCCTCTGTTATAGTTCCTGTTTTATCTAAAACAATAGTATCTATTTTTTCTGCAACTTCTAGTGCTTCCGCATTTTTTATCAAAATACCATTTTGTGCACCTTTCCCTGTTCCAACCATAATTGCTGTTGGAGTTGCTAATCCTAAAGCACAAGGGCAAGATATAACCAAAATTGCAATTCCTATCCCTAAAGCAAACTCAAAATCATATCCCAAAATTAACCAAGTAATAGTGGCTACTACTGAAATTAAAATAACAGTTGGCACAAAAATAGAGCTTATCTTATCTGCAAGTTTTGAAATTGGTGCTTTTGATGAACTTGCCTCTTCAACCAACTTTATAATTTGTGACAAAACTGTATCTGGTCCAATTTTTGTAACTTCAAACTTTATAGAACCATATTTATTTATACTAGCTCCAATAACTCTATCTCCAACTTTTTTTGATACTGGCAAACTCTCACCTGTAAGCATTGATTCATCTATTGATGTATTTCCTGAAATAATAACTCCATCAGCTGGAATACTAGCTCCTGGTTTTACAATTACAATATCTTTTAATTTTAATTCTTCAACTGATATTTCAACTTCTATATTATCTCTTAATATTAAAGCTTTTTTTGGAGCTAAATCTATAAGTTTATTTATTGCTTCAGATGTTTTTCCTTTTGCTTTTGCTTCAAGATATTTCCCAAAAGTGATCAGAGTTAAAACAATAGCAGCACTTTCAAAGTACAAATTCATTGAATACTTATGAAGCATATTTAAATCATCAACTCCTAAAGCAAAGCCAATTTTGTATATAGAAAAAACTCCATAAAGCATAGCTGCTCCTGTTCCAATAGCTATTAAAGAGTCCATATTTGGAGAAGCTTTAAGCAGAGTTTTAAATCCAACTTTATAATATTTTATATTTATAACAACAATAGGAAGTGCCAACAAAAACTGAGTAAAAGCAAATGTTATTGAATTTTTTTCTCCAAGAAAAATAGATGGAAGTGGCCAATTTAACATATGTCCCATAGCTATATAAAATAGTGGTATTGAAAAGATTAAAGATACTATTAATCTATTTTTTAACTCATTTATCTCATCTTCTGCAATATTATCTTTTTTTTCTATTTTTATATTATCAACTTTATTTAATATAGCTTCATATCCAGCATCTTCTACTCGTTTTATGATTTTGTCATCATTTAATACTTTATCATCATATTTTACAAGCATACTATTACTTAGCAAATTTACATTTACTTCACTTACTCCTTCAAGCTTTTTGATAGCTCTATCAACAGCATTAGAACAAGCACTACAAGTCATTCCTTTAATATCAAATTTTTGCGACTTCATAAATTTTCCTAATTTTTTAATCAATGCAATATTATCAAAGCATAATTAATTATAAATAAACATTCAAGTAAAAATTACAAAAATTTAGGTATAATCGCACTATTTTAAAAAAAGCTACTCAATATATTAGGAAAAAAATTGCAAAAAAATATTAGAAATTTTAGTATCATAGCTCATATTGACCATGGAAAATCAACTTTAGCAGATAGAATTATTCAAGAGTGTGGAGGAATTAGTGATAGAGAAATGACTTCGCAAGTTATGGATAATATGGATATAGAAAAAGAGAGAGGAATTACGATAAAAGCACAAAGTGTAAGATTAGATTACTCTTTAAATGGTGAAAAATATGTTTTAAATCTAATAGATACACCAGGACACGTCGATTTCTCTTATGAAGTTAGCCGTTCTTTAGCATCGTCTGAAGGGGCACTACTAATTGTTGATTCAACGCAAGGAGTTGAAGCTCAAACTATTGCAAATGTATATATTGCTATGGATAATGATTTAGAGCTTCTTCCTGTTGTAAATAAAATAGATTTGCCAAGTGCTGATCCTATGAGAGTTTTAGGAGAGGTTGAAGAAGCTATTGGGCTTGATTGTACAGAGCACAATCTTATTTCAGCAAAAACAGGTCTTGGAGTAAAAGATTTAATTGAATCAATTATAAAAAGAGTTCCAGCACCAATAGGAGATGAAACTGCAGCCACAAAAGCTTTAATCTATGATAGTTGGTTTGATAACTATTTAGGGGCTTTAGCTCTTGTAAGAGTTTATGATGGAAGCATAAAAAAAGGTCAAACTCTTAGAATGATGAATACAAAAGTTGAACATCAAGTTTTAAGTCTGATGTATCCACATCCTATAAAAAGAGCTGATACAATGGAGATTAAAACAGGCGAAATTGGAATTGTTGTATTAGGCCTTAAGACTTTAGATGGAATTGCGGTTGGTGATACAATGACTGATGCAAAAAATCCAACAAAAGAACCTATTGATGGTTTTGAACCTGCAAAACCATTCGTTTTTGCAGGACTTTATCCAATTGAAACTGATAAATTCGAGGATTTAAGAGAAGCTTTAAATAAACTAAAATTAAATGACTCTTCAATCTCTTTTGAGCCAGAAAGTTCAATGGCTCTTGGAAGTGGATTTAGAACAGGATTTTTAGGAATGCTTCATATGGAGGTTATAAAAGAGAGGTTAGAGCGAGAGTTTGATTTAGACTTAATAGCGACTGCTCCAACTGTTGTTTATGAAGTTTTAAAGAAAGATGGAGAAAAAATTGTAATCCAAAATCCAAGTGAATTACCAGAACCAAACTATATAGAAAGCATTTTTGAACCTTATGTAAAAGCTACAATTTTGGTTCCTGATGAATTTTTGGGAAATGTTATAAAGTTGCTTAATGATAAAAGAGGAGTTCAACTAAAAATGGACTATATAGGGGCTAGAGTTCTACTTGAATATAATATTCCTATGAATGAAATTGTTATGGATTTTTATGATAAATTAAAATCTACAACAAAAGGTTATGCCTCTTTTGATTATGAACCAATTGGTTTTAAAGAGGGAAATCTTAAAAAACTAGATGTTAGAGTTGCAGGGGATATAGTAGATGCACTTTCAATCATAGTTCCTGAAGATAAATCAGTTTCAAGAGGAAGAGAGTTTGTAAAGGCTCTAAAAGAGCTTATTCCTAGACAACTTTTTGAAGTAGCAATTCAAGCAAGTATTGGAAATACAATTATTGCAAGAGAAACTGTAAAATCTATGGGTAAAAATGTAACTGCAAAGTGTTATGGTGGGGATATTACAAGAAAAAGAAAACTTCTTGAAAAACAAAAAGCTGGTAAAAAAAGAATGAAAGCTATTGGAAAAGTAAATGTGCCTCAAGAGGCTTTTATGGCTGTATTAAAAATTTAAAACAATAAATATGAAATGTACAAGTTGTGATAAATTATCTTTTTCTATAATTTGTGAAACTTGTCAAAATAAACTTTTAGTTCCAAATTTTTATAAAAAAGAGTTAGATAAAGATTTCTTTGTTTACTCTTTTTATGATTATAAAGATTTAGAAGATTTAATTCAAAGTAAATACCATTTTTATGGAGATAGAGTTTTTAATATTTTAGGAAAACTTAGTTTTAAAAAGTTTGCTTTAAATTTTGAGTTTACTC
This window contains:
- a CDS encoding IS3 family transposase (programmed frameshift) — encoded protein: MARREYSEEFRRDAVKQVIENGYGVVETAERLGVHYDSLRNWIKKYKSPEAEVEIKKTQDTTAEIKRLQKELKRVTEERDILKKGRSVLCKQPKLKYAFIKEYQIQYTIRRMCTVLKVHPSGYYKWLKQPISNLEIENQQILQEIKKAYRESNGIYGYRNIHKDLKASNIHVNKKRVARLMKEAKLCGIGNYKRKPKHKAGSIHKAHPNHLKQCFLTYKPNESWVSDITYIRTYEGWLYLATVIDLYSRKIIGWATGHRQSTSLIIKALKKTTHRIKNHKVILHSDQGSQYSSYEYQTFLKHHNIIPSMSRRGNCYDNAVAESFFKTLKKELVRKTIFHTRAEARDKIFEYIEMFYNSKRRHSFLDFISPNEFEKRYNDSVTQPKVLTD
- a CDS encoding heavy metal translocating P-type ATPase — translated: MKSQKFDIKGMTCSACSNAVDRAIKKLEGVSEVNVNLLSNSMLVKYDDKVLNDDKIIKRVEDAGYEAILNKVDNIKIEKKDNIAEDEINELKNRLIVSLIFSIPLFYIAMGHMLNWPLPSIFLGEKNSITFAFTQFLLALPIVVINIKYYKVGFKTLLKASPNMDSLIAIGTGAAMLYGVFSIYKIGFALGVDDLNMLHKYSMNLYFESAAIVLTLITFGKYLEAKAKGKTSEAINKLIDLAPKKALILRDNIEVEISVEELKLKDIVIVKPGASIPADGVIISGNTSIDESMLTGESLPVSKKVGDRVIGASINKYGSIKFEVTKIGPDTVLSQIIKLVEEASSSKAPISKLADKISSIFVPTVILISVVATITWLILGYDFEFALGIGIAILVISCPCALGLATPTAIMVGTGKGAQNGILIKNAEALEVAEKIDTIVLDKTGTITEGKPRVTDILVNSEISYNKLLQIAYSLEKNSEHPLADAIVKKAEDENIELLKVEEFKAQNGFGIEAKIDDETIFIGNKKLLEKNNILLEDFFEKSERLASSGKTPIFISNSKKILGVIAVADVVKATSKRAIEEFYKMNLEVIMLTGDNQKTAKAIADELNIKNFIAEVLPEDKDKVIRKLQEDGKKVAMVGDGINDAPALARADIAIAIGAGTDVAIESANIVLVRNDLLDVVRAIQLSAATLKNIKQNLFWAFIYNIIGIPLAAGVFYSFLGWKLNPMFAGAAMSLSSVSVVLNALRLRFFKSTIDKNIKVIENQNIKGVNMTKILKVDGMSCGHCSGRVEKALSKIDGVDSVKVELSTKEVIINMSKDIEEQVFVDAISEAGYEVIKI
- the lepA gene encoding translation elongation factor 4, with translation MQKNIRNFSIIAHIDHGKSTLADRIIQECGGISDREMTSQVMDNMDIEKERGITIKAQSVRLDYSLNGEKYVLNLIDTPGHVDFSYEVSRSLASSEGALLIVDSTQGVEAQTIANVYIAMDNDLELLPVVNKIDLPSADPMRVLGEVEEAIGLDCTEHNLISAKTGLGVKDLIESIIKRVPAPIGDETAATKALIYDSWFDNYLGALALVRVYDGSIKKGQTLRMMNTKVEHQVLSLMYPHPIKRADTMEIKTGEIGIVVLGLKTLDGIAVGDTMTDAKNPTKEPIDGFEPAKPFVFAGLYPIETDKFEDLREALNKLKLNDSSISFEPESSMALGSGFRTGFLGMLHMEVIKERLEREFDLDLIATAPTVVYEVLKKDGEKIVIQNPSELPEPNYIESIFEPYVKATILVPDEFLGNVIKLLNDKRGVQLKMDYIGARVLLEYNIPMNEIVMDFYDKLKSTTKGYASFDYEPIGFKEGNLKKLDVRVAGDIVDALSIIVPEDKSVSRGREFVKALKELIPRQLFEVAIQASIGNTIIARETVKSMGKNVTAKCYGGDITRKRKLLEKQKAGKKRMKAIGKVNVPQEAFMAVLKI